GTTATGGACGCTAActcattaattttatttttttgtattgttttatttagttgattgtttttgtttaggttacgaagcacactgtttatattgaacGATGATTATGGGTTATAAAGCGGAGGATACACACAGGCAACATCTGGGCAGCTACGTGgatgcaggggtcctcaggtgaagCAAATCGCCTGTAGTAAATAGACAGtgtggctgatgtatgtgtttctcggttatgcagattaaaaaagagttaaaacaacccgtgcactCTTAGAATCAGAATTAGAATTCCTTtgttaatcccagggggaaattgcttaaaagtcccctttgtgtccaagtgtacaacaattattacgatgattaacaaaggagaaaaaaaacaacagtaaagcCCCCAACGCTAGTTGAAACACagcgtaggggatcaaaatcacagcgtaggagaTCGCTATGCTCAACAgtgctggtgagaaccctgggtTCCATACACTGGTCCACGTGTGTGAGTGAATGAACACATGCTGAACGTGTTGTTTTAATGGCCTCTCTCTGTGTTTCCTTCCCCCTCAGGATGTGGAGAAGGAGAGAGAATTGCGGAGGGAGTTCAGCAGAGAGGAAATCAGACTCAGGATCGAGAAGTACAACATGCTGACCAAAGACCTGCTCAAAATGACACTGGTGAGAAccacacccacgcacacacacacactttgtttcatattgagatatatatatatatatatatcagtctCACACACCTGTTGCTGCCTTATACGCAGCCAGATTCGTCTTTTGATGCACGTCACGCTTCCCAGCATGCAGATCTACAATCCTGCTGagttttaaaatgtgcaaagtGATAAATATCTTTTCACTAGAGGTGTGCTGATGTTTCAACATGACCTCAGCCCCCTCTCCTGCTCCCAGCATTCCTCAGCAGTCACATCAGACTGATGTGATGTTATTCCTGCCATTGTTCCCttcaacacacacatacagttcTTTTTTCCCTTGGCAGCGTGAGATGCTTTTCTCATTATTTTTCTCTAactatacatacagtatctaaTGTGTGGGTCCATGCTTTGGGACGTTGAGTTGAAGGATTAGATTGGGGTTATAGGCTACATTAAAGGGATTAACACCAACAGAGACCAAGCCCATGTGTATGCAGccatgaaaacaaatataccaTATCATAACAAATAGCATTCAGCAGGCCTTTCCTTTTCATCATCTTCctctgtttagatgactttactggttattaaacttcctgaaatcaaaccaaacatgataaatacaTGTAATAGTCAACTActagacagagctaatagaaaaacgtgacttttacagatattcacgtaatattacagatattctttcagtgctaaaggggtaaggaatcatttatgaacatgtttaagagtataaggccgccagaaagaaagtagtagaaAAATCCGCCCGCCacctacacttctggatagaaaagaagtactgcgattcaattttcagaaaatcgatatcaaccgtgatacctatgaatcgatttttaactgacttacgattaatcgttacatctctacttGTTTGTCACaactcattaaaaacacaatttaaatgaaGCTCTGAATTAATTTTCAATCACAAGGTAACATGATCACTACTCGAACCATAACACGTAGCACGAGAATTTGATCAGAAATAGGGGCGGAATTGGACTTATTGATTCATTACTCTCTAGTCTTTCCGTCACTTGTTTTCAGTGAAgaatagtgtgtaaatgtgggatattgtcccaaaacatgcatttctGCTTCATGTTAGCGCTCACCAAGTCACATTCCTcatattgttttaaactctacttggcaaataaaaactattctgattctgattttaaataaaaatagaaatgggTGGAattgctttttccatttcagaactttagttcagccattttttcttcttatctTCCATTTGTTTCACGTTACCTGGTTAATTTATCTtctactgtttattttttttacatttatttatgtaataatatgttttaatATTCTGTATATCTGTTCTCCAAAGCCACATAAAGACTCCCCATCACTCCCCAGGGCTCCATATGCCATAATGAGATTAAGATGCTTTTACCCTGTTTGCAGCCATCTGTCCTCCAGGACTCACTGGGCTGACTGGGTAAACTGGTCTCCTTTTAAAGGATAATGTTACACCTGCTACATTGGACtgacattgtaaaaaaaaaaaaaaagaaagaaatgcatTATTTGCATGCATTTGGAATATTTATGGGGTTAATTTGAACTTATAAATGCAGAACATTTGAATAAACTGTTCTATCAACCATcctaatgtactgtatgtatatacagtttatGTTTATTAATCTGGTCATAATTAAGGTTTATCCAAGTACGTAAAACTCTGTAGATTCCAACCACGTTAAGATAAGTTTTTTGTGAACTTTATTTGGTGGATAAATGATGTatcctgtctctctctctctctcagggtCCGACTGGTGTCTACACGGGTTTCATCAAAGTCCAGATGGACCTGAGGAGGCCGGTGACGGTCAGAGGGGGTCAGaaaggagggggcggagccgtGATGGGGGAGGCCTTCTATCTGCCCCGGGGGGTCAGCAACACCCTGCACATCAGCTCCAATAACACAGTCAGACaggtgggacacacacacacacacacacacacacacacacacacacacacacacaacataacCTAATCACACCCTGATGACAGACGTTGTAACTTAACGGAGGCGTTTGATTAAATTTGGACTGACTGGAGCTTTGTGGGACCTTTGACTTAATTTAGTGAACCACAGGTGATTCTGTCATAACTCTGCAGGAAGTCTGCTTCACTGCGCTCTGTTTATTACATTCAACCAGAAGTTCACAAAGGCTGAAAAATGTGTGACTCGACTCTATCAAAAGCAGATTAAAGCTATCAGATAATGTGTAGTTACAAGATATAGTAAATGTTACACAATATTATCATTATGCCTGTATCATATTAATCAAAAAATACCTGATTAATCTGAGCCATTCCCAGTATGCGTAGCCGTAGGACAGAGTATGATGGACAGGTAACCAGTCCATTGCAGGTCTAACAAACTGAAACAGACGTGCTCATTTTCTAATTATAATTTAAGAAGTCTGAAGGAATATGAGGCctatataatacacaaaatgacagcaaaatgcgCAAACTGTTAACAAAAGTGCCCAaagtcacaacaaaaacacacaaaatgattctaaaaataaacaaaacaccaacgcatacacttcttttttttttttttttttttttggtgcaaaTGAAAGTGTAAGCCAGAGCAGCTGGGAGTGAAATAGAGTGTCCAAGTACTCTAGGAAGCCCGTCTGGAGTGAGCCAGGCTGGGCAACCATCACATATgcaaactccaaaaacatacaaatcgacagcaaaatcTTAGgagttttatctttatttataaagcacctTAAATAAACTCAGAGGAACAAAGTTTTGTAGATAGTGAGATCACATGGATAATATGTAAAATGCattcaacacacaaaatataaaaacaaaacaccaacaaaaaaacacaaacataaactaAAAAACACACCGTGTACATTAAGTCAACTTTTTAAAGGCCATATGCCACGGTGTTTTCAACTGAGAGTAAAAACCAGGCAGAGATGAGGCCTCCCTGatgagaaaatgacagaaaaatacacaaaatgactacaagagcacacaaaacaataacggaaaactcaaaaacatgccagataaatacacaaaatgaccaaaaacggtatcaaaaagacacaaaaaggcACCAAACGGAGACAAAACCCTTTGCTCTTTTctgtattaaagctcagatcggtcattattgtaaatgctgacatcagTAATCATGTGGTCCtctgatcagacaatcacatttttgtggctcccaCTGTGATAAAGTTTGCCCATGTTTGTTCTAAACTAGGAGACTAACAAACGGTAAACATAGTTTAAAGTCTGTGGGAAAAAAGCTATAATACACTAAAGCTTCACATTACCAACATTTTGACCTTTAATGGCCTTTATTTCACGTAAAATGATAAAGTCGTGTTCATTAGGTCAAAATTGAAAGtgtaaaaccaaacagacacagtaaatgtttttattctgtaCATTTCTACATGTGGTGCTGTTGTTTCCAGGTGATCGTGGCCCTGTTGAATAAGTTCACCGTCGCAGACAACCCGGCCAAATACGCCCTGTACAAGCGCTGTCAGAGGGAGGAGCAGGGTAAGAGTGACCCACTGACACCAAGCTGTTAGTTTATGTGCGTGTATGTGTTAGTGTTGGATGCCACAGGGCTCTCCCTACTACCACAGCTCATGAGGGATACCCAGGAATACACACGTATACTGTTGCCGCACATACACGCTGGGATTCAGCAGCTGTTGCAGGAAGATGGTGTCAGAGATACTGTAGAGCGTCTCAGATACAAACAGATTTTTTAAGATTTCCACTCATTTCAGTCCCCATAACCTTCCTCTCTCATATCAATCTTTCTGTTCTCTTGACTGTTGAAACTCAGCCGGCTAATAAAAGAAAGTCTAGACACAGCAGATGCATGTAGACTTTATTAAACGTGTGTATGGCTTTTATGACCTACATGGATTGTTTGTGATGGAgctgtggttttttaaaaaaaaaggagaaacatCTGTCCTGTCTATTGGTGTCTCCAGGGACGGTGACGAAATGTCTGAGAGACATGAGCTTTGTTCCTTATTTCACAATTTGAGTCTTAATCTTTGAAGCTGCTGGAgaccatttttaaatcatagattaataaatcaaagataatttgctccaaaagaaaaatgaataaaaggttGAAAGTGCTGCTAGGTAGTTTATTTTGATCTCCAGTGTAAACTCTGTTGAAAacttttgtgcattgcattgtgggatctgtagtcctgtagaccaggagttttcaaccactgtttttaccctttttctgcaactacaccaaacttgccatattttaacctatttccaaatttttgctccttttaatgcattttttactTCAATTTCTGACtcttccatcaaatttcaaagccttttctgcacattttcaagacatttacaGCACtgacccggggtttccactggatacgtctccgctgcgccacggcaccgatccggtatttcaccgctgtccgccgtccggtaattcacaccggttgcgttttgagtgcggcGCGGTACGCTCCGGTTGAACGAGTGTGACGTCACGATAGACAGAGCAGTTAAATGTAggtgttataaacacaacaataaacagataaacaggtcaatgttcctaacaaaggagaacaagaaggttggactctggatttgtcatagacacattttttatcaacagccaacagagaagagataaaactgcaccagtaaaacatgaactaaatcaaagttgctgcagtttacagtgtagttacagtatgagaggaaacaatatagtggatgtgaatttgtttttacacattatgacgttttggtgatgtatttacttgaaatataatctgaagtgttttattttgaaaagtaacccgatattttattgcggagtacgtgattaatttcctgtttagcttcatttgctctgtactgattgatgcgtcgtgctccggtatccaccagaaatagaagccctgcgtatatctggtggagggcaccggactaccgcatctgggaaggagctgacacgcaccgcagcggacctggtggaaattaacacatagactaaaatggaaacctatcagctccggtgacgcggcggtgacgtaacgcagcggagccgcatccagtggaaactgggggttataaacccttttcaccacttttcccaccaaatGTCATATGTTGACTTattatttttaacctcttttcaccatatttcattcttattttttgccaatttaaccactaACGGTTTgtcgtgcccattatttgccaatttgaACTAATTGTCCTACTTACCTAAATTATATCACCCCAaccttttaagccaatattgacaatttgaatcctttttaccactttttctgtacttttttgtcaacttttaacctattcctgtggtttttaaaatctaatttcaccaccttttccaccatttatgGTCACCTTTAACCCACaatatttcagattaaaacaaggatttacatctttaagatgactataataataaacttcctggataacagtggatattattcagataaataaataattgtggttatcacagattcatagaacaatggaccatcattttgctgattttatggatggacTCCAAAAAgctccttatagatggtcctgtctccacatgactgttcttctatgttcatgtctgtgttcaaccaccttcagctacagtggtggtccccggtctctggaacctttattttggggatcgggggatgaaaaggttgagaaccactggtgtagacaGATACCTAGAAGTGTTTTGACTTCATTCCTACTGTGATATTTTGCATTTGCTGCCAAAGTAACTTCCcgacacatttctggtgttttcactgaaagttatGGCAGATGTTTAATTTGTGGTTTACATGGCAACGTTTGTGAGACATTCAATTTAGGTCAGATTCAGAgtcactgggaatactgggaacaaactagaacaaaaagtctgtctacaggactccacatctcacaatgcaatgcaaaaaaATGTTCTAACAAATAAGACGGTATTCACAGTGAAGATCAATacaaactttcgagcagcaTTTTCAACCATTTCTATGTAGTTGTTTACGTAAATGATCTGAGGCCTACAttgtctttaaatgtttgttttttaatatttggtgCCGATATAAACATGTTAGTTTTAGCACTTATGTGACATAGTGTGTAGTTTTCTCTTCTCTTTTAATTTCAACATGTGTTACTTTCTAGTCATTGTGTGTTAGTTTTTAACATAACAGTCAGATTCAAAGCTTAACTCTGAGTTCATTCAGATGGAAACTATTTCCTGCATCTCTGTTGGTAAATAAGTGCTTGTTAATGAACCGCACCAGCCTTTCATcctcgtgtgtgtgcgcgtgcactcACACATGCAGTACAGGGACGCGGTTTCATGACACGCATACACTCAGCTTTATATCagctgtgtgcatgtgcgtgcgcTCGCTAACACACATGCAGAGCAGGGATGTGGTTTCATGACATGCACACACTCAGCCTTAtatcagatgtgtgtgtgtgtgttgcagtgtACGTGTGTAAGCTGGCAGACTGCGAGCAGCCGCTGTTTCTCCGCCTGGTGGCCGGACCCGACTCAGACGCTCTCAGCTTTGTGCTAAGGGAGCAGCAGTCCGGGGAAGTCATGGTAAACACATACACAATATCATCTTTCTCTTtaggttttctgtttttcattcaGCTTCAGGGTTCTTTGTAAGTAGACCTTTATATCTAGGACATATGTATCAAACTCGAGGcctggggccaaatccggccctttaagaCATCCAAATCAGCCCAtggggaaagtaaaaatgtctgAGAAACCGgtataaatgaccaaataatttagtaGTGGGTATCTCTGTAGGGTTGCAAATGGGAGTTAAAGATCTGGCAAATTTTCATGGGAACTTATataatattcaaaaaatataaacctttcatgggaattatttattgaaatcaaccagaaattgtgagtaattttaaatcactgtttcatatccaaacataaatattggaatatatgcaaaataatacacttaaaaaaaaaaaaaacacatttcaacagatttatttggaagtagaactttacaattattcaagtggagtttcattgaatttatcaCAAATtccaatgaaactctacaatatttgcaggggttcaTGGTTTTCCCCATGCTTGTAGAACACAATGGAAGCCATTTCtactctcaaattgttgaaagaaaccgaatttttccaaaatcctgctcaatcctcaaattatttgacaacaTTTCCCCAAATGTATTATAGTCACTACCTGTCATCTGTTGCTTGGATGTTGTCGGTGCCTTATATACTTTACATACATTCTccatatcatttatacatggaaatgcaaagtagcactaatgtttaaattagggatgcaccgaagtgaaaatttgtggccgaagccgaacaaaataaaaacacttggCCGAATACTGAACAATATCGAATATTGAAAgcggttaagtttttcacaattttttttttaatagagtaTAAATAGCCCAGAATacattttagacatgttttttaaagaaagtaaatgttcattgaatattctgacatttttaaaatattccagtagcctttgcttttcataagaagcacaacaaagtttttcatttatattggctcttcaaataaaacaaaacatgcatccaaaaaaaaaaagaccaagtgcattaaaggggaggtatgatgaaaaaagatcactttataatggttttgctacagtgatatacatcatttagttgaaaaaattatttttcctccattattccacatt
This genomic window from Gouania willdenowi chromosome 6, fGouWil2.1, whole genome shotgun sequence contains:
- the rassf3 gene encoding ras association domain-containing protein 3 isoform X2 encodes the protein MTWNSTMSSGYSSLEEDSEEYFFTARTSFFKKPSGKVTESKDVEKERELRREFSREEIRLRIEKYNMLTKDLLKMTLGPTGVYTGFIKVQMDLRRPVTVRGGQKGGGGAVMGEAFYLPRGVSNTLHISSNNTVRQVIVALLNKFTVADNPAKYALYKRCQREEQVYVCKLADCEQPLFLRLVAGPDSDALSFVLREQQSGEVMWDAFSIPELRNFLRILDKEEDEQREAVIRRYEAYRQRLLEALQDLRGPS